ACTCTATACACCTGACGACTCTGACAGAGGGACGCAAATCCATTGACGATTCCCCGATCCCAGGACCGTGAGGAAGACATCAGAAGTaagaagtaagtaagtaagtaagtaagtaagacACCGAAGTAAGTAAGTAAACATCCTCTCCATTTACCCCCACCATCTAGAAACCCAGTCTTACTGCTCAAAAtgtatatgtttttgtttcaatttattttgcaGATAATATGCAGTACCAGAAACAATTCCAACATTTTCACAATTGTACAAAGGAATAAAAGTCAGGGTGGATTGAATGTAACTGCTGATAAAGGTACACTTTCCGGATTGAAAGCACCGAAAAAGCAGAGAACTTCATTTGCGACTGGTGCTCTTTTGCTGgtaaatcatcaaataattgaacTTTGTCATACAATTTGTGAACCGTTTTGAATCATCAActtccaataattgataatttttcatcgGAATGAGAAGTTTAGATGCTGGATTAGATGCATTACTTATATAGTTTTCATAAACTCATTAACTGATCAAATCATCAATGAACAATTATGATTGATACTGATATCATATTTAATAATCATACTGTTAATTATTGACCATTTTGTAACATAGATTCagctagatagatagataatttaGCAGCCACTGAACTCCTCTCAAAGGGGTATATGGACTTGTcaatcatttaattattttatcttaaattgtGCATTTATAAAACAGATTGTTACATATATACTCTCAAAGGTCTACGAAAAATCACCGTGAACTAAGCAACTGAAAAACTCCTGAATCGAATAACAACACTGTCTTTCCAGTTGTCTTCAACTGAACTCTCAGTTTTTCAAGCGTTTGACTGGTTAAATGTGTTGGTAATGCATTGATATATGAATACTACACTGGTTACCCCTTTCGCATTAAAGCTGTACGATGTGTTTCATTCCTGAGTACATGTCTGTGTCTAGTCTCATTGGAATGTATCATAAAACCCTTCTTAAACATTGACTTATTCTTTTATAAGCAAAATAAAATCATCCCTCATAGTTATGAGGCCAAATGCATGTTATTTACTCATTAATAAGTAgaaacatttttcataattcactCTCTCAGGGGAGCCCAAGGGGTTTTTGCACAagacaatattttaaaaagatagtgctatctgctttgtagaatgatagacaagaatggcaacaccaatgttaatcaaataattataacgtggacctaactatagaaTACAACACTTGTACTTAATTCGGCAGTAAATTGAAACAATGTCATATGAAAagtctgccattataacgtggtgcTTACTATAGAATTCAAAACTTGTTCTCACTTACAGTACATGTACTAAAATTAGAACGATACCATATTATGGAatcattgattgatttgaataatttgaatttacagAGTGTACCGGTACTAACGTTCTGTTTGGGAACATGGCAAGTGAGAAGACGAGAATGGAAGCTGAAGCTTATGGAAGATCTGGAATGGAAAACGAAGCAGCCTCCTATCGAACTTCCCGAAGAGTAAGTATAATGAGTATTTGAGTATGAGTATAATGATGAGTGACAATGACATTGTCtttattatcataatcatcTTGATCAGATcagataagatatattttaTTGCCGATAAACAACAATGCAGTAATAGCAAAAGtcacaatacaaacatacaatagAAGTAACAAAATCATAACACTGGCAGAAGTGtaacaatacaataaaagttACAATACAACCAACCGAATAAAGTCataggaaaagaaaaacaaaacttaCTAGAACACTCAACACTGTACTACAAGTGTAACATCATCGCAATATAGCTTATTTTATGAACAAGACACATACAAACTCTATTCTGCTAGACATTAATAACAATAtcacattcaataaactcttgTTCTGTATTGAAGGACCTGGATGTGATCCACTTGCTAACTACCATCTTGAAACATCATAATcattataatcattatgatCATGACCATCttgattataataatcttaatcatAATGACAATCTCTTGATGAAAACTTGATGTGGTGAGACTTGACGAGCCAAAACGCTCAACTTCCTATTTGTGTCAGTATCTCAAGACATTTTCAAATAGGCACTCGATGAACTTAATGAGATCTTGACGAACTGAAACCCTCCCGTCTCTCCGATGTGGAGAACCTGGTATGACAGCTTGATAAAACATGAAAT
This window of the Nilaparvata lugens isolate BPH unplaced genomic scaffold, ASM1435652v1 scaffold10773, whole genome shotgun sequence genome carries:
- the LOC120355381 gene encoding cytochrome oxidase assembly protein shy1-like, coding for IICSTRNNSNIFTIVQRNKSQGGLNVTADKGTLSGLKAPKKQRTSFATGALLLSVPVLTFCLGTWQVRRREWKLKLMEDLEWKTKQPPIELPE